The genomic DNA GGCCCAGGCGGTGGCGGTGCGGCTGGGTGGCGGCGGCCACGTGCCGGCGGCGGGGGCCACCCTGCGGGGGGTGACCCTCGAGGAGGCCTACCGGCAGGTGCTGGCAGCGGTGGAAGAAGAGCTCAAGCGGGTGGGTTATATCTAGCTTGACGCCCAATCTTTCAGCACATACCATTGCATAGAACCTTACCCGGCCAGGGTAAGCGGTTCTTCTATCCAGAGCAGCGGAGGGAACGGCCCGACGAAGCTGCGGCAACCTGCGGGGGCTATCGCCCATTACCGAGAAAACCCCGCGTTTGGTGCCAAATCCGCCCCGGTGTCGCTAGGCACAGCAAAGACCCCAGGGGAAAGATGGAAGAAGGGACAGTGGCCCTTCTTCGAGCAGAACTGAAGGAGGGTGCATGGATTTTTCGAGCTTGGCTGTTTTAAGCGGGCTTCCCGCCCAAGACCCCTACCACGCGGTGGGGCTGCCGATTTATGCCACGGCGGCCTACGGCTTCACCGACCTGGAAGACGGCGCTTACAAGTTTGCCACCAACCAGGGCTACACCTATACCCGTATCCAGAACCCCACGGTGGCGGCCCTCGAGGCCCGCCTAACGGCCCTGGAGGGGGCGCTGGGGGCGGTGTGTCTGGCCTCGGGCCAGGCCGCCAGCTTTGCCAGCCTGCTGGCCCTGGTGCGCTCGGGCGACGAGGTGGTGGCCAGCCCCGGCCTGTTTGGCGGCACGGTGGGCCTCCTGAATCAGGTATTCGGCCTGATGGGGGTTCGGGTGCACTTTGTGGAGCCGGAGGTAGCGGCGGTTCGCGCAGTTTTGAACGAGAAGACCCGGGCCGTTTTCGTGGAGGTGCTGGGCAACCCCTCGCTAAAGCTCCCCGACCTGCAAGGGCTGGCCCGGCTTTGCGAGGAGCTCCAGGTGGCATTGGTGGTGGACAACACCTTTGGCGCGGTGGGGGCGCTGGCCCGGCCCTTGGAGCACGGGGCGCATGTGGTGGTACACAGCCTGACCAAGTGGGCCAGCGGGCACGGCTCGATTCTGGGGGGTGCGGTGCTCTCGCGGGAGACCGCCCTCTGGCAGCACTACCCGCAGTTTTCCAGCCCCGATGCCCAGGGCAAAATTCCCTGGGAACAGTTCGGCCCGCGATGTTTTCTGGAACGGGTGCGCCAGCTAGGGCTGTCGCTGGGTGGAATGGTGCTGTCGCCCTTTAATGCTTATCTGCTGTTTCAGGGCCTGGAAACCCTAACGCTGCGCCTGGAGCGGGCCAGCCAGACCGCCCTAATCCTGGCCCGCTGGCTCCAGGCCCAGCCCCAGGTGGCCTGGGTGCGCTATCCGGGCCTGCCCGGTGATCCGGCCCATCCACGGGCCGCCCAGTACCTGCGTGGGGGGTTTGGCAGCATCGTGACCTTTGGAATCCGGGGGGGTATGGAAGGGGCCAGCCGCTTCCTGGCTCATCTGAACATCCTCCAGGCCCCCAACGTGGGAGATGCCCGCACCCTGGCCGTGCACCCCTGGACCACCACCCACAGCCGCATTCCGGAAGAAGCCCGCCGGGCGGCGGGGGTGGGGCCGGAGATGATTCGCCTTTCGGTGGGGTTGGAAAGCCCCCAGGACCTCCAGCAGATGCTGGCCGCGGGCCTCCGGGCAGTGGAGCAGGTGGGCCATGAAGGTTAGTACCCTGCTGCAAAGCGGCCGACCCCTCTTCTCCTTCGAGTTTTTCCCGCCCAAAACCCCCCAGGGCGAGGCCGCGCTGTTTCGCACCCTGCACGAGCTAAAGCCCCTGAAGCCCGCCTTTGTCTCCATCACCTACGGGGCCGGAGGCGGCGAACGCGCCAAAACCGCCGAGTGGGCGGGGCGCATCCAAAACGAGGTGGGTCTGGTGGCCATGGCCCACCTGACCTGTGTGGGCAGCACCCGCGAGGAGCTCTTGACCATACTGCACGAGTATGCCCGGGTGGGGGTGCAAAACATCATGGCGGTGCGGGGCGACCCCCCCAAAGGTGCGCGGGAGTTTCAGCCGGTGGCCGGAGGGTTTCGCTATGCTTCCGAGCTTATCGCCCTGATTCGGGCCGAGTTTGGCGACCGCTTCGCCGTGGCCGGAGGGGGCTACCCGGAGGGGCATCCGGAGGCGGTGAGCCTCGAGGCCGACCTGCAAAACCTCAAGCAAAAAGTGGAGGCCGGTCTCGACTTGGTGATAACCCAGCTCTTCTTCAATAACGCCCTGTACTTTGGCTTCGTGGAGCGGGCCCGCCGCATCGGGATTCAGGTGCCCATCGTGCCGGGCTTGATGCCCATTACCGACCTGGCCCAGATTCGCCGTTTTATGGATATGTGTGGGGCTAGCATCCCGGGGCCGCTGCTCTCGCGCCTCGAGCGGGCCCAAAGCCCCGAGGAGGTGCTGGAAATTGGGGTCGAGCACACCACCCGTCAGGCCCAGGAACTGCTCGAGGCGGGCGTCCCGGGCATTCACCTCTACACCCTCAACAAATCGCCCGCTACCCGGCGGGTGATGCAAAACCTGCAAATGGTTCTGCGGTGACCTTTCGCCAGGACACATTTGGGGGCAAAATGAAGGGGCATGCAAACCTCGACAGCGGCCCCAGCTACCCAAAGCCTGACCCGCCTGAGCACTGGTTCGCGGGTACTCATGCGCGGTTTGCTTTTTACCCCCTCGGTTCCCCGTTATGTGGCTGCCAAGCTACTGGGCAAGCGGTATCCTCCCAGGGCCCTGTCCCTTCAACTGGCAAACCTGCCTGAACCAGAACGCCCCCCGGGTTTCGAGCGGCTAAAGGTGCGGCTGGCGGGCATCTGTGGCAGCGACCTGGCCCTGCTGTATGGTAAACAAGCCCCCACCCTCTCGGGCATGTTTTCTTTTCCGGCGGTGCTGGGGCACGAAATTCTGGCCGAGCTGGGGGGGGTACGGGTGGCGGTCAATCCGGTGCTGGCCTGCCTCGAGCGCGGTCTGCCGGACTGCCCGGCCTGCGCCAGGGGCGATGACCACCTTTGCCTCAACGTGGCCGAGGGCAACTTTGGCCCTGGTATGCTGGGCTTTTGCAAAGACCTGGGAGGTGGTTGGGCCCAGCGCATGGTGGCCCACCGCGAACGCATTTTTCCCATTGCCGAGGGTGTGCCCGACGAACGCGCCGTGCTGACCGAACCCGCGGCGGTGGTGCTGCACGGGCTGCGGCAGGCCTGGGGTGAGGGCAGGTCCCAGGCCAGATCCCGCGCAAACCCGCACACCCAGCGCATGGACTGGCCCGCCCAGGTACTGGTCATTGGAGCCGGAACCATCGGCCTGCTGGCCGTCAAAATGCTGCGGGTACTGGGCTTTCAGGGGCCTTTGTTTGCCGTGGCCCGCCACCCCCGCCAGGCTGAGCTGGCCCGGCTGTTTGGGGCCAACCAGGTCTTCCCCTCGACCCAGGAAGCCCAGCAAGCTGCCCAGGCCAGGCGCTACCGGGGCATCCTGGGCTCGCTCTCCTGGCGCGGCGGCTTTGAGGGGGTGGTGGAAGCCTCGGGTTCGCCTGCGGGACTGCAGGAAGCCAGCTGGGCGGTGCAAGAGGGGGGGCGGGTTTTGCTGCTGGGTGCCCCCGCCACGGCCTTCCACGACTTTTCGCCCTACTGGTTCCGCGAGGTTGGGCTTATTGGAAGCTATGCCTACAGCTGGGACGACTTTGCCCAGACGGTTGGGCTTTTGCCCGAGATGAGCGGGGTGGAGCAGATGGTTACGCACCAGTTTGCTCTGGAAGCCTGGCCCGAGGCCATCAAAACCGCGGTCAGGCGGCGGGGTATCAAGGTGGTGTTTAAGCCATAGCCACGCCAACAATCCGGGTGGCTGCTCAGCGCTCCAGGCCATCCCCGCAACCAAGTTACCTGCCCACGTATTTGCAGCACAGCAAGCAGTTTCCCGCAGATTGTGCCGGCCCGGGACGGGAGG from Meiothermus cerbereus DSM 11376 includes the following:
- a CDS encoding O-acetylhomoserine aminocarboxypropyltransferase/cysteine synthase family protein, with amino-acid sequence MDFSSLAVLSGLPAQDPYHAVGLPIYATAAYGFTDLEDGAYKFATNQGYTYTRIQNPTVAALEARLTALEGALGAVCLASGQAASFASLLALVRSGDEVVASPGLFGGTVGLLNQVFGLMGVRVHFVEPEVAAVRAVLNEKTRAVFVEVLGNPSLKLPDLQGLARLCEELQVALVVDNTFGAVGALARPLEHGAHVVVHSLTKWASGHGSILGGAVLSRETALWQHYPQFSSPDAQGKIPWEQFGPRCFLERVRQLGLSLGGMVLSPFNAYLLFQGLETLTLRLERASQTALILARWLQAQPQVAWVRYPGLPGDPAHPRAAQYLRGGFGSIVTFGIRGGMEGASRFLAHLNILQAPNVGDARTLAVHPWTTTHSRIPEEARRAAGVGPEMIRLSVGLESPQDLQQMLAAGLRAVEQVGHEG
- the metF gene encoding methylenetetrahydrofolate reductase [NAD(P)H] — protein: MKVSTLLQSGRPLFSFEFFPPKTPQGEAALFRTLHELKPLKPAFVSITYGAGGGERAKTAEWAGRIQNEVGLVAMAHLTCVGSTREELLTILHEYARVGVQNIMAVRGDPPKGAREFQPVAGGFRYASELIALIRAEFGDRFAVAGGGYPEGHPEAVSLEADLQNLKQKVEAGLDLVITQLFFNNALYFGFVERARRIGIQVPIVPGLMPITDLAQIRRFMDMCGASIPGPLLSRLERAQSPEEVLEIGVEHTTRQAQELLEAGVPGIHLYTLNKSPATRRVMQNLQMVLR
- a CDS encoding zinc-dependent alcohol dehydrogenase, yielding MRGLLFTPSVPRYVAAKLLGKRYPPRALSLQLANLPEPERPPGFERLKVRLAGICGSDLALLYGKQAPTLSGMFSFPAVLGHEILAELGGVRVAVNPVLACLERGLPDCPACARGDDHLCLNVAEGNFGPGMLGFCKDLGGGWAQRMVAHRERIFPIAEGVPDERAVLTEPAAVVLHGLRQAWGEGRSQARSRANPHTQRMDWPAQVLVIGAGTIGLLAVKMLRVLGFQGPLFAVARHPRQAELARLFGANQVFPSTQEAQQAAQARRYRGILGSLSWRGGFEGVVEASGSPAGLQEASWAVQEGGRVLLLGAPATAFHDFSPYWFREVGLIGSYAYSWDDFAQTVGLLPEMSGVEQMVTHQFALEAWPEAIKTAVRRRGIKVVFKP